A stretch of Imperialibacter roseus DNA encodes these proteins:
- a CDS encoding beta strand repeat-containing protein yields the protein MAVRPNLKAAVGLILLLLSGTVSAQNFSAGVNTENPNPRAVLHLVSPNGDQGLLIPQLTTAQRTSMGGGLNAQSNGLLVYDNEQGLFYFWLNTGWIALSVTDNQTLAVSGTNLTIQNGNSVDLAATGFLLSETDPTVPDAIKDGIDWTELTNIPAGFADGVDEVGSSAGDGTTILGDGNATPFSVGVIDISQVNGLATIAASGSFNDLADVPANLDVDNTDDLSTSAVPAPGDVSGSFALGLVVDQVGGEAAADVGAATFFVTNNPFIDPDFSDDLTLSDTPSGGDVSGDFGTGLVVDFVGGEAAADVAAATALVIANPNIDLDATNDFDGAYSSLTGVSVVNADVNAAAAIAGTKISPNFGTQNISTSGSVTAGSFAGDGGGLINITATNFTGNLAGDVTGPQGTTVIANDAVTSAKILDGTISNVDIADVAAAKVTGLGTAATLNVGTAPNNVVQLDATGLPGVDGSQLTNVAAVSFTGNLAGDVTGPQGTTVIANDAVTSAKILDGTISNADIADVAAAKVTGLGTAATLNVGTAPNNVVQLDATGLPGVDGSQLTNVAAVSFTGNLAGDVTGPQGTTTIANNAVTSAKILDGTISNVDIADVAAAKVTGLGTAATLNVGTAPNNVVQLDATGLPAVDGSQLTNVAVTTITTPFDGDVLTWDNTNSRWDAIAPTVTGDMFAGTYDPNGIGLDAFAFQNQYSLTTPLDGDVLTWDNTNSRWDAIAPTVTGDMFAGTYDPNGIGLDAFAFQNQYSLTTPLDGDVLTWDNTNSRWDAIAPTVTGDMFAGTYDPNGIGLDAFAFQNQYSLTTPLDGDVLTWDNTNSRWDAIAPTVTGDMFAGTYDPNGIGLDAFAFQNQYSLTTPLDGDVLTWDNTNSRWDAIAPTVTGDMFAGTYDPNGIGLDAFAFQNQYSLTTPLDGDVLTWDNTNSRWDAIAPTVTGDMFAGTYDPNGIGLDAFAFQNQYSLTTPLDGDVLTWDNTNSRWDAIAPTVTGDMFAGTYDPNGIGLDAFAFQNQYSLTTPLDGDVLTWDNTNSRWDAIAPTVTGDMFAGTYDPNGIGLDAFAFQNQYSLTTPLDGDVLTWDNTNSRWDAMASNGFTLPYTNSVADINALFDLDNIGTGPAARFANTTFNGTAVLVEGNVALQQGSNRKIAIQDNTVAAGNDLEVAAGGTTLAAIGGVLALKGGSSTLGTGGNIRLEPGTGVSNGGIDMRGITRFGQPGLAPGRIELEDNTGTNAVSIIAPSGVASYTLTLPTVTGAGALTNDGSGALTWNPAGAGNYIIDANENQKGGASAAPAITTGVQNVVLGNLSGSGLTVGNGNVVAGHSGGLSLVGGSDNLVVGRLADVSGDGSNNVVLGNNADAAGSSSVVIGASASASGNSSIAMGENTQANGVRSMAFGAGTVATNAQTAIIGDGATTNTTFDVGIGTAAPGGRLEVSTKIGETGQNGIIINHQADSGFGLLLTQGNSGNINDAMQVTNSGGAGVSTRAGWFRNIEATNAGPALAAQSAGTGPSMQVDKAVDGDALVVNHTSSLGNGIFVNMNPVGTNPAVQISNSGIGGSITADGNITTSGNLTGTDIAAANNISAGVNITATGALSGATLSVGGQAVVNGRFITTPQPQAVVSGLPVPTSRIIRLTAGATTINGIAAGQNGQEVILINTTGGSILVNDGSLLLNNAAPFTMNNNATLHLIYDSGLGAWLEIGRSARP from the coding sequence ATGGCTGTTCGACCTAACCTAAAAGCAGCAGTGGGGCTGATATTGCTATTGCTATCAGGCACTGTTTCTGCACAGAATTTTTCTGCCGGTGTAAATACCGAGAACCCCAACCCAAGGGCGGTACTACACCTTGTTTCCCCCAACGGCGACCAGGGGCTACTCATTCCCCAACTCACAACAGCGCAAAGAACAAGCATGGGCGGCGGTCTCAATGCCCAGTCCAACGGATTGCTTGTGTATGACAATGAGCAGGGGCTGTTCTACTTCTGGCTGAATACGGGCTGGATTGCCTTGTCAGTTACTGATAATCAAACCCTGGCAGTTTCGGGTACCAACCTTACTATCCAAAACGGCAACTCAGTGGATTTGGCCGCCACAGGTTTTCTTCTGTCTGAAACTGATCCTACAGTACCAGATGCCATCAAAGATGGAATCGACTGGACAGAACTGACCAATATTCCGGCTGGTTTTGCAGATGGTGTGGATGAGGTGGGGAGCTCCGCAGGCGACGGCACGACCATTTTAGGTGACGGCAATGCCACTCCCTTTTCTGTAGGCGTGATAGACATATCGCAGGTAAACGGCCTGGCGACGATTGCAGCGAGCGGCTCGTTCAACGACCTGGCTGATGTGCCTGCTAATTTGGATGTGGACAATACCGATGACCTTTCTACTTCTGCTGTTCCGGCCCCTGGCGATGTTTCAGGGAGCTTTGCGCTCGGTTTGGTCGTGGACCAGGTGGGGGGCGAGGCAGCTGCTGATGTTGGTGCAGCCACTTTTTTCGTGACCAACAACCCCTTTATTGACCCTGACTTCAGCGACGATCTTACCTTGTCTGATACTCCTTCCGGTGGCGATGTAAGCGGGGATTTTGGAACTGGGTTGGTTGTTGACTTTGTGGGGGGCGAGGCAGCTGCTGATGTGGCAGCAGCAACAGCACTTGTGATTGCCAATCCGAACATTGACCTGGATGCTACTAATGATTTTGATGGGGCTTATTCCAGCCTGACAGGCGTTAGCGTAGTGAATGCCGATGTAAATGCGGCTGCTGCGATAGCGGGAACGAAGATTTCTCCAAACTTTGGCACTCAGAATATTAGTACTTCGGGTTCAGTAACAGCTGGAAGTTTCGCCGGTGATGGCGGTGGATTAATTAACATTACAGCGACGAACTTCACTGGTAACCTGGCCGGTGACGTGACTGGCCCACAGGGAACGACTGTGATAGCCAACGATGCGGTAACGAGTGCAAAAATCCTCGATGGGACAATTAGCAACGTCGATATAGCGGATGTTGCAGCAGCGAAAGTAACCGGTTTGGGCACCGCCGCTACATTGAATGTGGGTACGGCTCCGAATAATGTTGTGCAATTAGACGCTACTGGTCTTCCGGGAGTGGATGGCTCTCAATTAACCAATGTTGCTGCCGTAAGCTTCACAGGTAATCTGGCAGGTGATGTAACTGGCCCACAGGGAACGACTGTGATAGCCAACGATGCGGTAACGAGTGCAAAAATCCTCGATGGGACAATTAGCAACGCAGATATAGCAGATGTTGCAGCAGCGAAAGTAACAGGTTTGGGCACAGCAGCTACATTGAATGTGGGCACGGCTCCGAATAATGTTGTGCAATTAGACGCCACTGGCCTTCCGGGAGTGGATGGCTCTCAATTAACCAATGTTGCTGCCGTAAGCTTCACCGGTAACCTGGCCGGTGACGTGACTGGCCCACAGGGAACGACAACGATTGCCAACAATGCGGTAACGAGCGCAAAAATTCTCGATGGGACAATTAGCAACGTCGATATAGCAGATGTTGCAGCAGCGAAAGTAACCGGTTTGGGCACCGCCGCTACATTGAATGTGGGTACGGCTCCGAATAATGTTGTGCAACTGGACGCCACTGGTCTTCCAGCCGTTGATGGCTCTCAACTAACCAATGTCGCTGTTACTACCATTACAACACCTTTTGATGGGGACGTTTTGACCTGGGATAACACGAATAGCCGCTGGGATGCCATTGCGCCAACAGTCACTGGCGATATGTTTGCAGGCACGTATGATCCTAATGGGATAGGACTGGATGCATTTGCCTTCCAGAACCAATATAGCCTTACCACACCTCTTGATGGTGATGTTTTGACCTGGGATAACACGAATAGCCGCTGGGATGCCATTGCGCCAACAGTCACTGGCGATATGTTTGCAGGCACGTATGATCCTAATGGGATAGGACTGGATGCATTTGCCTTCCAGAACCAATATAGCCTTACCACACCTCTTGATGGTGATGTTTTGACCTGGGATAACACGAATAGCCGCTGGGATGCCATTGCGCCAACAGTCACTGGCGATATGTTTGCAGGCACGTATGATCCTAATGGGATAGGACTGGATGCATTTGCCTTCCAGAACCAATATAGCCTTACCACACCTCTTGATGGTGATGTTTTGACCTGGGATAACACGAATAGCCGCTGGGATGCCATTGCGCCAACAGTCACTGGCGATATGTTTGCAGGCACGTATGATCCTAATGGGATAGGACTGGATGCATTTGCCTTCCAGAACCAATATAGCCTTACCACACCTCTTGATGGTGATGTTTTGACCTGGGATAACACGAATAGCCGCTGGGATGCCATTGCGCCAACAGTCACTGGCGATATGTTTGCAGGCACGTATGATCCTAATGGGATAGGACTGGATGCATTTGCCTTCCAGAACCAATATAGCCTTACCACACCTCTTGATGGTGATGTTTTGACCTGGGATAACACGAATAGCCGCTGGGATGCCATTGCGCCAACAGTCACTGGCGATATGTTTGCAGGCACGTATGATCCTAATGGGATAGGACTGGATGCATTTGCCTTCCAGAACCAATATAGCCTTACCACACCTCTTGATGGTGATGTTTTGACCTGGGATAACACGAATAGCCGCTGGGATGCCATTGCGCCAACAGTCACTGGCGATATGTTTGCAGGCACGTATGATCCTAATGGGATAGGACTGGATGCATTTGCCTTCCAGAACCAATATAGCCTTACCACACCTCTTGATGGTGATGTTTTGACCTGGGATAACACGAATAGCCGCTGGGATGCCATTGCGCCAACAGTCACTGGCGATATGTTTGCAGGCACGTATGATCCTAATGGGATAGGACTGGATGCATTTGCCTTCCAGAACCAATATAGCCTTACCACACCTCTTGATGGCGACGTCTTAACATGGGACAATACGAACAGTCGTTGGGATGCCATGGCTTCCAATGGATTCACCCTCCCATATACCAATTCTGTTGCTGATATTAACGCCCTATTCGATCTTGACAACATCGGTACTGGGCCGGCTGCAAGGTTTGCTAACACTACCTTTAATGGTACAGCGGTGTTGGTTGAGGGAAATGTTGCCTTGCAACAAGGGTCAAATAGGAAGATTGCGATTCAAGATAACACTGTTGCAGCGGGAAATGATTTAGAGGTAGCAGCTGGCGGTACCACACTGGCTGCCATCGGCGGTGTTTTAGCCTTAAAAGGCGGAAGTTCGACTTTGGGAACTGGTGGTAACATCCGTCTTGAGCCAGGCACGGGCGTTAGCAATGGAGGCATCGACATGCGGGGGATCACACGCTTTGGCCAACCAGGGTTAGCACCAGGACGCATTGAGTTGGAAGATAACACGGGAACAAATGCGGTTTCAATCATTGCGCCTTCTGGTGTCGCTAGCTACACACTAACTTTGCCAACCGTAACAGGTGCCGGCGCTTTAACCAATGACGGATCCGGAGCTTTGACATGGAACCCGGCAGGTGCTGGAAACTATATTATTGATGCGAACGAAAACCAGAAAGGTGGTGCAAGTGCGGCTCCTGCAATCACCACTGGTGTTCAAAATGTTGTGCTTGGAAATTTATCAGGGAGTGGGTTGACCGTTGGAAATGGAAATGTCGTTGCAGGCCATTCCGGAGGTCTGAGTTTAGTAGGAGGATCTGACAACCTGGTGGTTGGTCGCCTTGCAGACGTCTCCGGTGATGGAAGTAATAATGTGGTGCTTGGTAATAACGCAGATGCGGCGGGTAGTAGTTCAGTTGTAATTGGTGCTAGTGCCAGCGCTTCTGGTAACAGCTCTATTGCCATGGGAGAAAATACACAAGCCAATGGTGTGCGGAGCATGGCCTTCGGTGCCGGCACAGTTGCAACAAACGCTCAGACAGCCATCATAGGAGATGGTGCTACGACCAACACAACTTTCGATGTGGGAATTGGCACCGCAGCGCCGGGAGGCAGATTGGAGGTTTCAACTAAGATAGGAGAGACTGGGCAAAATGGCATAATTATCAATCACCAGGCTGACTCAGGTTTTGGCTTGCTGCTTACGCAAGGCAACTCCGGCAATATAAACGATGCCATGCAAGTCACCAATTCAGGAGGAGCCGGTGTTTCAACTCGTGCGGGATGGTTTAGAAACATAGAAGCAACAAATGCGGGCCCAGCCCTGGCTGCACAAAGTGCAGGCACTGGCCCTTCTATGCAGGTAGACAAGGCAGTAGACGGTGATGCCCTGGTGGTCAATCACACTTCTTCACTTGGCAATGGCATTTTTGTGAACATGAACCCGGTAGGTACAAACCCTGCCGTTCAGATTTCCAACTCTGGAATCGGAGGTTCCATTACAGCGGACGGAAATATAACGACTTCGGGCAATCTCACCGGTACTGATATTGCAGCTGCCAACAATATTTCGGCAGGAGTAAATATAACAGCAACAGGCGCATTGTCAGGGGCAACGCTTTCGGTGGGGGGGCAGGCTGTTGTTAACGGACGGTTTATTACTACTCCACAGCCGCAAGCAGTGGTTTCCGGCTTACCAGTTCCAACATCCAGAATTATTCGCCTGACTGCTGGTGCCACTACAATCAATGGCATTGCTGCGGGCCAAAACGGACAGGAGGTGATATTGATTAATACTACGGGGGGATCTATTCTGGTAAATGATGGATCTCTTCTGCTGAACAATGCTGCGCCATTCACGATGAATAATAACGCAACATTGCATTTAATTTACGACTCTGGCCTAGGAGCCTGGTTAGAAATAGGTAGATCTGCTCGTCCATAG
- a CDS encoding type III PLP-dependent enzyme domain-containing protein, whose product MKSYFDLIDQTFEFPTEEFRVENNQLLFNEVNLMDVIEQYGTPLKLTYLPKISERIQYAKEIFNNAIAKHKYGGKYTYCYCTKSSHFSFVLEEALKNDIHLETSSAYDIPIVRNLFEKGKISKDTFVVCNGFKRPLYTEYVTDLINDGFKNCVPILDNLGELDKYESGVTVDEFQIGIRVAADEEPNFAFYTSRLGIRYNNIIDFYKNRIKDGKSKAKLKMLHFFINTGIKDTAYYWSELSRFIYMYCELKKTCPELDTIDIGGGFPIKSSLAFEFDYPYMAEQIVENIQWICNKNNVPVPDIFTEYGSFTVGESGATIYSVLDQKLQNDKELWYMMDGSFITHLPDVWGLNQKYIMLPINNWDNNFHKVNLGGLTCDSMDYYNSEAHTSEVFLPVIEDDETLFFGFFHTGAYQESLGGYGGIQHCLIPAPKHIIIDRDQRGTVTTKLFREEQESDSMLKILGYK is encoded by the coding sequence ATGAAAAGCTACTTCGATCTGATTGATCAAACCTTTGAGTTCCCCACTGAGGAATTTAGAGTAGAAAACAATCAATTGTTGTTTAACGAAGTGAACCTGATGGATGTCATAGAACAATATGGCACACCCCTCAAGCTCACTTATCTCCCGAAAATCAGTGAACGAATACAGTACGCCAAAGAAATATTCAATAATGCAATAGCCAAGCATAAATACGGAGGCAAGTACACTTATTGCTATTGCACCAAGTCTTCGCACTTTTCCTTCGTGCTGGAGGAAGCGCTTAAAAACGACATTCACCTCGAAACCTCTTCGGCCTACGACATTCCCATTGTCAGGAACCTGTTTGAAAAAGGCAAGATATCCAAAGACACTTTCGTGGTTTGCAATGGCTTCAAGAGGCCACTCTACACGGAGTACGTTACCGACCTGATCAACGACGGCTTCAAAAACTGTGTGCCCATTCTTGACAACCTGGGAGAGCTTGACAAATATGAATCGGGCGTTACCGTTGACGAGTTTCAAATTGGCATCAGAGTGGCTGCCGACGAGGAGCCGAACTTTGCGTTCTACACCTCCCGCCTTGGCATCAGGTACAACAACATCATCGACTTTTACAAAAACAGAATCAAGGACGGTAAGTCGAAAGCGAAGCTCAAAATGCTTCACTTCTTCATCAATACCGGCATAAAAGACACTGCCTACTACTGGTCGGAGCTTAGCCGGTTCATTTACATGTACTGCGAGCTAAAAAAGACCTGCCCCGAACTCGACACGATCGACATCGGCGGCGGTTTCCCCATCAAAAGCTCCCTGGCGTTTGAATTCGATTACCCTTACATGGCTGAGCAAATCGTTGAAAACATCCAGTGGATCTGCAATAAGAACAATGTGCCGGTGCCGGATATCTTCACTGAATATGGCTCGTTTACCGTAGGCGAAAGTGGCGCAACGATTTATTCGGTGCTTGACCAAAAGCTGCAAAACGACAAGGAGCTTTGGTACATGATGGACGGTTCATTTATTACTCATCTGCCCGATGTGTGGGGATTGAACCAAAAATACATCATGCTGCCCATCAACAACTGGGACAACAATTTCCACAAAGTAAACCTCGGTGGCCTTACCTGCGACAGTATGGACTACTACAACTCAGAAGCTCACACTTCGGAGGTGTTCCTGCCAGTGATTGAAGACGACGAAACACTTTTCTTCGGCTTCTTCCATACCGGCGCCTACCAGGAAAGCCTGGGAGGATACGGCGGCATTCAGCATTGCCTGATTCCCGCCCCCAAGCACATCATCATCGACAGAGACCAGCGAGGCACGGTAACAACGAAACTTTTCAGAGAAGAGCAGGAGAGCGACAGCATGCTGAAGATTCTGGGCTACAAATAG
- a CDS encoding T9SS type B sorting domain-containing protein, with the protein MKYILVIFYWLPIAAFSQTFNLGGDAGLFVGSDASFYFGGNTTLNGNLNNQGQVTSFSDINFVSNTDVGSIKFIGTADQELIGEELIFFDFTVDKDGQLIVNPRKVTVNGTMSMARGVIKTDADQEVVIKGSTISGGTGYIEGRALGVLSNGELTFPTGINGFTNYITFSGFDPNITFEVRILRPDGSTLNPDEDIVGIADQVEWQVVSPEVPASAFVSVDFSGIDLENFQNGEQIRSEKYEAALVMYTVDDTLYHSVPGVFVDGSDPQSESFGRFESTERIPISSEVTRLNIALIPVIIRPHFFVPNSFAPNGELDENHLFRPFYSGDKVTSIYMRVFDSFNKEVYLFSQAGDDVDLSLMGWDGTMPSGQGAPNGVYYYTIQLQGETENHNQSGAVLLVK; encoded by the coding sequence ATGAAGTATATTTTAGTTATATTCTACTGGCTACCAATTGCAGCATTCTCCCAAACCTTCAACCTCGGAGGTGACGCCGGACTATTCGTGGGCAGCGATGCCAGCTTTTACTTTGGGGGCAACACGACCCTGAACGGGAACCTGAACAACCAGGGGCAGGTAACGAGCTTCAGCGATATCAACTTCGTTTCAAACACGGATGTCGGTAGCATCAAATTTATAGGCACGGCCGACCAGGAGCTTATTGGAGAAGAGCTAATTTTCTTTGACTTTACCGTAGACAAAGACGGACAGCTCATAGTAAACCCCAGAAAAGTGACTGTTAATGGCACTATGAGCATGGCCAGAGGGGTGATCAAAACCGATGCTGATCAGGAAGTAGTTATTAAAGGGAGCACAATCTCCGGTGGTACCGGGTATATTGAAGGCAGAGCGTTGGGTGTGCTTTCTAATGGTGAACTCACCTTCCCTACAGGTATCAACGGATTTACTAACTACATTACTTTCAGTGGCTTCGATCCAAATATTACATTCGAGGTGAGAATCCTGCGTCCGGACGGTTCCACACTGAATCCTGATGAGGACATTGTGGGAATTGCCGACCAGGTAGAGTGGCAGGTGGTATCTCCCGAAGTGCCGGCAAGTGCCTTTGTTAGCGTGGATTTTTCAGGCATCGATCTGGAGAATTTTCAAAATGGGGAGCAGATACGATCCGAAAAATATGAAGCGGCATTAGTTATGTACACTGTAGATGACACGCTATACCATAGCGTTCCGGGTGTCTTTGTCGATGGCTCTGACCCACAGTCGGAGTCGTTTGGCAGGTTTGAATCAACGGAGCGCATCCCTATCTCAAGCGAAGTTACTCGTTTGAACATAGCACTGATCCCAGTCATCATCAGGCCTCATTTCTTTGTCCCCAACTCCTTCGCACCCAATGGCGAACTGGATGAGAATCACTTGTTCCGGCCGTTCTACTCTGGTGATAAGGTAACAAGCATTTATATGCGGGTCTTCGACTCGTTCAACAAAGAGGTATACCTCTTTAGCCAGGCAGGAGACGATGTTGATCTATCGCTGATGGGTTGGGACGGCACTATGCCGTCTGGCCAGGGGGCTCCGAATGGTGTTTATTACTACACTATTCAACTGCAGGGAGAAACGGAGAATCATAATCAATCGGGCGCAGTACTTTTGGTGAAATAA
- a CDS encoding PorP/SprF family type IX secretion system membrane protein, with amino-acid sequence MRNTFTTALFLFSLNVFAQEGQFSQYFASSSFMSPAFTGAIPNLSLNSNYKRGGSPNSENFFEMVQTTFTYPFQKHTSKSVQVGGAGISFFQERRGYQGLYSARKVLLNGAYNIKLDQFSNRYFIFGLQGGAVQQRINGNQLQWGSQFNKYFGYDDTRPGEGIPVSSVFYPVFNFGVMYTAFDNQNLYIRDRSFTFGASIDNLNRPVIDYQSVEPSHLNFLYKAFGSVKLPLAPRWHIFPSFYTLHSHGNTQVNAGTYLSTFLSSVRSRTAFLMQFGAWYRVGDSVIVLTGFQVENIRLGFSVDLNAQTYNLGTELSNDLPTYEISLTYNLNLSRPLRNMTSPIF; translated from the coding sequence ATGAGAAATACTTTTACTACTGCACTATTTCTTTTTTCACTCAACGTCTTTGCCCAGGAAGGACAGTTTTCGCAGTACTTTGCCAGCTCGTCTTTCATGAGTCCGGCTTTCACGGGAGCTATTCCCAATCTTTCTCTTAACTCCAACTACAAGAGAGGTGGTAGCCCCAATTCAGAAAACTTCTTTGAGATGGTGCAAACCACCTTCACCTACCCATTTCAAAAGCACACCAGCAAGTCGGTGCAGGTAGGTGGAGCGGGGATCAGCTTTTTTCAGGAGCGCCGGGGCTACCAGGGGCTCTACAGTGCCAGAAAGGTGCTTTTGAATGGTGCCTACAATATCAAGCTTGATCAATTTTCGAACCGTTACTTTATTTTTGGCTTACAGGGCGGCGCTGTGCAGCAGCGAATCAACGGCAATCAGCTACAATGGGGCTCGCAATTCAACAAGTATTTCGGTTACGATGACACCAGGCCGGGGGAGGGGATTCCCGTTTCTTCTGTTTTCTACCCGGTCTTTAATTTTGGAGTCATGTATACGGCTTTCGACAACCAGAATCTTTATATCAGAGACAGGAGCTTTACTTTCGGTGCCAGCATCGACAACCTCAACCGGCCGGTGATCGACTACCAATCGGTGGAGCCCAGCCACCTCAATTTTCTCTATAAGGCATTTGGCTCTGTGAAGCTACCACTCGCACCTCGCTGGCACATTTTCCCGTCCTTCTACACCTTACATTCCCATGGCAATACACAAGTAAACGCCGGTACTTACCTGTCTACCTTCCTCAGTTCAGTGCGTTCCCGCACGGCGTTTCTGATGCAGTTTGGTGCCTGGTACAGGGTGGGAGATTCGGTCATCGTGCTTACTGGCTTCCAGGTAGAAAATATAAGGCTGGGGTTCAGCGTGGACCTGAATGCGCAAACTTACAACCTGGGGACAGAGCTGAGCAACGACCTGCCAACGTATGAAATCTCGCTCACTTATAATTTGAATTTGTCTCGGCCGCTGCGTAATATGACGAGCCCCATTTTCTAG
- a CDS encoding DUF1593 domain-containing protein — protein sequence MPKNTSSHPMRLLLLAAVVIVSACNNSRPVADRPNIIVSTDIGGSDPDDYQSLVHLFVYADRFNLLGLISSPPDAGRKEHIEEAIAAYAADFEKLKKHSARFPSPEYLLSITKQGATDSLKTEVPTELSDGASWIIDKAKENAGQPLYILVWGSITDVAQAVHHAPSIKSNIRVYSIGSWNTLQDPKSRDYLFHNHPDLWWIENNTTFRGMYMGGDTTNSMGNLTFVENHVKGHGTLGDLFWNKKKDIKMGDTPSVLYFLNGDIDNPEGESWGGSFVKTNHGQHYWTDNPADSLIENNRAGAKTVNKFRQAYLRDWAVRMGWLKE from the coding sequence ATGCCCAAAAACACCTCCAGCCATCCCATGCGACTGCTGCTTTTGGCTGCAGTGGTCATTGTCTCAGCTTGCAACAATTCCAGGCCTGTGGCTGACCGGCCAAATATCATCGTTTCTACAGATATCGGCGGCAGCGACCCTGATGACTACCAGTCTCTCGTTCATTTGTTTGTCTATGCCGACCGATTCAATCTCCTCGGCTTGATTAGCTCGCCACCTGATGCCGGGAGAAAGGAACACATAGAGGAAGCAATTGCTGCTTATGCAGCGGATTTTGAAAAGCTCAAAAAGCATTCAGCACGCTTTCCTTCCCCGGAGTACCTACTCAGCATCACCAAACAAGGAGCCACCGATTCACTTAAAACTGAAGTTCCCACAGAATTAAGTGACGGCGCCTCATGGATAATAGACAAGGCCAAAGAAAACGCTGGCCAGCCGCTGTACATCCTCGTGTGGGGATCAATAACCGATGTAGCCCAGGCAGTGCACCACGCCCCTTCCATCAAAAGCAACATAAGAGTATATTCCATTGGGTCGTGGAACACATTGCAGGATCCAAAATCGAGAGATTACCTTTTTCACAACCACCCTGACCTGTGGTGGATAGAAAACAACACCACCTTCCGGGGCATGTACATGGGCGGCGACACCACCAATAGCATGGGTAATCTCACCTTTGTTGAAAATCATGTAAAAGGCCATGGCACACTAGGAGACTTGTTCTGGAACAAGAAAAAAGACATCAAGATGGGCGACACACCATCGGTGCTCTATTTTCTCAATGGCGACATAGACAACCCGGAAGGAGAAAGCTGGGGAGGCTCTTTCGTTAAAACTAACCACGGCCAACACTACTGGACGGACAATCCTGCTGATTCTCTTATCGAAAACAACAGAGCAGGAGCAAAAACGGTCAACAAATTCCGACAGGCTTACCTGCGTGATTGGGCAGTTCGTATGGGTTGGTTGAAAGAGTAG
- a CDS encoding DUF1328 family protein, whose translation MLRLIIGLLIIALIAAVLGFGGIAGAAAGIAQIVFYIFVVLLVISLLFRLLRGI comes from the coding sequence ATGTTAAGATTGATTATCGGACTGCTGATTATCGCATTGATTGCAGCAGTTCTGGGCTTTGGCGGGATAGCCGGGGCCGCAGCAGGTATAGCACAAATTGTGTTTTACATTTTCGTAGTGTTATTGGTTATTTCATTGTTATTCCGACTCTTGCGGGGCATTTAG
- the rocF gene encoding arginase, with translation MKEILLIEVKSELGAGTRGASLGIDAVKIASIDLQSDFFARYDSVNVRTDNSPLFTGFISPSAKYVNAIIGVEKRVCNAVCEALEFGQLPMVLAGDHSTAFGTIAGVKKAFPDKRLGVIWVDAHADLHTPYTTPSGNVHGMPLAMALGTDNRDVQTNEPPAEVAHIWEEIKKIGVEGPKLHPSDVVFISKRDTEAPEDYLAEKFGMRNYTTEEVRKYGPKKVAAMALEQLRECDMIYVSFDVDSLDPSVSVGTGTPVPGGLTVEEAKVINTELVKSPKVLCWEMVEINPTLDSENKMAEVAFEIMEATARSFEDSRMKPVLV, from the coding sequence ATGAAAGAGATTTTGCTCATCGAAGTTAAGTCAGAACTCGGTGCAGGCACAAGAGGTGCCAGTTTGGGCATCGATGCTGTTAAAATTGCCAGCATCGATCTTCAGTCAGATTTTTTTGCAAGGTACGATTCAGTGAATGTTCGCACCGACAACAGCCCATTGTTCACCGGCTTCATTTCACCTTCAGCTAAGTATGTGAACGCTATTATTGGTGTGGAAAAGAGAGTGTGCAATGCTGTGTGTGAGGCATTGGAGTTTGGTCAGCTGCCCATGGTGCTGGCTGGTGACCACAGCACAGCGTTTGGTACTATCGCAGGCGTAAAAAAGGCATTTCCGGATAAGAGACTCGGCGTGATTTGGGTAGACGCCCATGCCGACCTTCATACACCCTACACCACGCCGTCAGGCAATGTGCATGGCATGCCTCTGGCCATGGCGCTGGGCACCGACAACCGGGACGTTCAAACCAACGAACCACCAGCCGAGGTTGCCCATATTTGGGAGGAGATTAAAAAGATTGGAGTTGAGGGCCCTAAGCTGCACCCTTCTGATGTGGTGTTTATTTCAAAACGTGACACGGAAGCGCCGGAAGACTACCTGGCTGAGAAATTTGGTATGCGTAATTACACAACCGAGGAAGTAAGGAAATATGGCCCGAAGAAAGTAGCAGCCATGGCGTTGGAGCAGCTCCGGGAATGCGATATGATTTATGTGTCTTTTGATGTCGACAGCCTCGATCCTTCTGTGTCGGTGGGCACTGGCACGCCCGTGCCTGGCGGACTTACCGTAGAGGAAGCAAAAGTGATCAATACCGAATTGGTCAAGAGCCCAAAGGTGCTATGTTGGGAAATGGTGGAGATTAACCCCACACTGGATTCAGAAAACAAGATGGCCGAAGTAGCTTTTGAGATTATGGAGGCAACAGCCAGGTCATTTGAGGATTCGAGGATGAAGCCGGTGTTGGTTTAG